Genomic DNA from Streptomyces sp. GS7:
CTGGTGGGCGCCGTCGCCGCCCGGATGCAAAGGCCCCGGTTCTTCTACGCCGGCGCGCTGGGCGGTTTCGCCGCGGCCATCGCCGCACTGGCACTGCTCATGGGCCGCGCTCCCGTCCCCGTCACCCTGGCCACAGCCCTCGTCGGCGGCTGCTGCGGCCCGGTGGTCTCCGGCGGGCTGTCGGGGCTGATCGCCAGCCTGGTCCCGGCGGGCGCCTCGCGCGACCGCGCCTACGCACGGGATGCGGCGGTCTACAACGCCGCATCGGTGGCCGGGCCCGCGGTCGTCAGCGTCATCGCCGGGCTGACCGCGCCGGGACCCGGGATGTGGCTGCTGGCAGGAGCGGCAGCCACTGCCGCGGTACTGGCCACCGCGCTCCCCCACCCGCGCGCGCTTCCCGGCGCGTGTCCCGCGGAAGCGCCCCCGGCGCCGGTCCCGCCCGCCGCGCCGACCACGCTGCGGTCCGATCTGGCGGCGAGCCTCGCGGCCGTACGGCACATCCCCGAGCTGCGGGCGATCACCTCGGCGACCTGCCTGGCATTCGTCGGGATCGGCGGGCTGACCACCGCCGCGGTGCTGCTCGCCACCTATCGGGGCAGCCCGGGGAGCGGTGGCGCCCTGATGACCGCGTTCGCCGTCGGGGCGCTCGCCGGATCCCTGGCCCTGGCCCGCCGGGAGCCGCGCATTCCGGTCCAACAGCAGGCCACCGTCGCCCTGTTGGGCACCGGGCTGGCACTGGGCGCCGCGGCCCTGATCCCGGCGCCGCCTGTCATCGTGGCGCTGTTCGCCATCGCGGGGCTGTTCGACGGTCCGCTCCTGACCGCGACGCTGCGGATCCGGGCGGATCACGCCCCGGCGCGCGTACGGGCCCAGGTCTTCACCCTGGGGGCGGGCCTGAAGATCACGGCAGCGGCCTGCGGGGCGGCCCTCGCCGGACTGGCCGCACCGCTGCCACCGCCCGCACTGCTGCTGGCCATCGCCGCCCTCCAGCTCGCCGGTGCGCTGCTCCATGCGCGCGGCCGGTCGGCCACTCACCACTCCCCTGGTGCGGCGGACCGGCTCCCGGAATCGCACTCCCGCGCGGCCTGACAGCCGTCGCCGGCGGCCTGCTCCGACGCAAGTGGTGGGGAGTCCAAGACGGCACGGCGGCTCGTCCGACTCACCCCTGCCCGCCACATCGGCCACCGCACCTCGTCAGCCGCATCACGGACGGAAGATCACGGAGAGAAAGCCCGCAGGGGGAAGTCCGGCACGGCAGAAATCCACGGACAACGGGTCCATGGGCAGGAAGTTCCACGGGCAGGGAGTTCGCGAACGCGCAGGGGATTCGGCAGACACGCAGGGAAGTCCACGGGCGCCTGACCCGGGCGCCGGGAATTCGGGGGCCGGAAATGCCCGGGGCACGCCCTCAGGACGCAACAGCGCAATCCGGACCAGGAACACCCCTCCGGCAGGTAATCCCTTGCCGTGATCGTCAGGCCTTCACAAAGATGGCGCCATGCCCACCTTCAGCGCGCCCGACGGGACCCAACTCGCCTACCAGGAACAAGGAGAAGGCGGGGAACCGCTGCTCTGTATTCCCGGTGGGCCCATGCGCGCCGCCGCCTATCTCGGCGATCTCGGCGGGCTCTCGCGGCACCGCCGGCTGATCATGCTCGATCTGCGCGGCACCGGCGGCTCGGCCGTCCCCGCCGACCCGGCGACGTACCGCTGCGACCGACAGGTCGACGATGTCGAGTCGCTCCGCGCCCACCTGGGAACGGACCGCGTCGATCTTCTCGCCCACTCCGCGGGCGGTGATCTCGCGCTGCTCTACGCGGCCCGGTACCCGCGGCGCGTCCGCTCGCTCACGCTGGTCACGGCCCGTGCGCGGGCCGTGGGCGTCGATTTCACCGAGGAGCACCGCCGGGAGGCGGCCTCGCTGCGGTCGGCCGAGCCGTGGTTCCCGGAGGCGCACGCCGCCTACGAAGCCGTGTGGGCCGGTTCCGCGACGGACGCGGAATGGGACGCCATCGCCCCGTTCTTCTACGGCCGTTGGGATGCGGTCGCCGCGGCCCACGCCGCCGGCGAAGTGGCGCAGACCAACGAACCGGCCGCGGAGATCTATGCCTCCCGCGGCGCGTTCGACCCGGCCGCGGCACGTGCCGCCCTCGCCGCCGGGGAGGCACGGGTCCTGGTCCTCGCGGGTGGGAAGGACGGCGGCCCGCTCCCCCGCGTCGCCGCCGACATCGCCGAACTGCTCCCCGGCGCCGAACTGGCCGTCCAACGGGACGCCGGCCACTACCCATGGCTCGACGATCCCCACCACTTCACCCGGACCGTCGAGGAATTCCTCTCGGCGGGGAAACCCGGCCGTTAACCGGGAGAAGCCCCAACCGGCCGCCTGGCTCCCGCCGCCGGGGGTTCCCGCCGACGGGGATTTCCGGTCAGGCGGTTCAGGGCCGGGAGCAACCGGTGCACACCGCATCCGGCCGCAGGCAGGCATCAGGTCCACGACAGCCCGGCCGGGGCGCTCCCGGGCTCCCACCCGGCCGGCCCGGCAAAAAACCAGGGCGGTGGAGACCGGATGTCCGGTTCCACCGCCCTGGCCGGCTCTTCACGCCGGCTCATGCCCCCCGGCTACGTACCTGCGTACGCGCCGGGGAGCGTGCGCCGTCAGCTGCAGCCGCTCGTGGAGCCGCAGCCCTCGCAGAGGTAGCAGCTGCCGGCCCGCTGCATCTTCGTGCCGCAGGAGAAGCAGAGCGGCGCGTCGGCGTTGATGCCCAGCTGCATCTCGACCAGTTCGGCGTTGGTGTGCGCCTGCTTCGGGGCCGGCGCGGCGGGCTCCTCGACGATCTTCACCGTCGGGGTGGCCTCCGTCTGGCGCGGGGCGGACTGGGCCAGCCCCTCGACGTCGACCTCGTCCTCGGCCGGCTCGTACGAACCGGTCTCCAGGTGGCGCTGGCGCTCCTCGACGGAGTGGATGCCCAGTGCCGAGCGGGTCTCGAACGGCAGGAAGTCCAGCGCCAGGCGGCGGAAGATGTAGTCGACGATCGACTGCGCCATCCGCACGTCCGGGTCGTCGGTCATACCGGCCGGCTCGAAGCGCATGTTGACGAACTTCGAGACGTACGTCTCCAGCGGCACGCCGTACTGGAGGCCGACCGACACCGCGATGGAGAAGGCGTCCATCATGCCCGCGAGGGTCGAGCCCTGCTTGGACATCTTCAGGAAGACCTCGCCGAGACCGTCGTCCGGGTAGGAGTTGGCGGTCATGTAGCCCTCGGCGCCGCCGACGGTGAAGGAGGTGGTGATCCCCGGGCGGCCCTTGGGGAGGCGCTTGCGGACCGGGCGGTACTCGACGACCTTCTTCTCCGCGGTCTGCGCGGCGGGCTCGGCCTTCTTCTCCTCTTCCTTCTTCTTGGCGGAGAGGGGCTGGCCGACCTTGCAGTTGTCGCGGTAGATCGCGAGCGCCTTCAGGCCGAGCTTCCAGCCCTGGAAGTAGACGTCCTCGATCTCCTCGACGGTGGCGGTCTCCGGGACGTTGACCGTCTTGGAGATCGCGCCGGAGAGGAACGGCTGGGCCGCGGCCATCATGCGGACATGGCCCATCGGGGAGATGGAGCGCTCGCCCATGGCGCAGTCGAAGACCTCGTAGTGCTCCGGCTTGAGGCCGGGGGCGTCGACGACGTTGCCGTGCTCGGCGATGTGGGCGACGATCGCCTCGACCTGCTCGGGCTGGTAGCCGAGCCGCTTGAGCGCCTTGGGGACCGTGTTGTTCACGATCTGCATGGAGCCGCCGCCGACCAGCTTCTTGAACTTGACCAGGGCCAGGTCCGGCTCGACGCCCGTGGTGTCGCAGTCCATCATCAGGCCGATGGTGCCGGTCGGGGCCAGCACGGACGCCTGGGCGTTGCGGAAGCCGTTCTTCTCGCCGAAGCGGAGCACGTCCTGCCAGGCTTCGGTGGCCGCGGCCCAGACCGGGGTGTCCAGGTCGTCCATCCGCACCGCGCTGCCGTTGGCGTCGGAGTGCTGCTTCATGACGCGCTTGTGGGCGTCGGCGTTCCGGGCGTAGCCGTCGTACGGGCCGACGACCGCGGCCAGTTCGGCGGAGCGCTTGTAGGAGGTGCCGGTCATCAGGGAGGTGATGGCACCCGCCAGCGCGCGACCGCCGTCGGAGTCGTAGGCGTGGCCGGTGGCCATCAGCAGGGCGCCGAGGTTGGCGTAGCCGATGCCCAGCTGGCGGAAGGCGCGGGTGGTCTCGCCGATCTTCTCGGTGGGGAAGTCCGCGAAGCAGATCGAGATGTCCATCGCCGTGATGACCAACTCGACGACCTTGGCGAAGCGCGCGGCGTCGAAGGACTGGTTGCCCTGGTCGTCGTCGCGGAGGAACTTCAGGAGGTTGAGCGAGGCGAGGTTGCACGAGGAGTTGTCCAGGTGCATGTACTCGCTGCACGGGTTGGACGCGGTGATCCGGCCCGTCTCCGGCGAGGTGTGCCAGTGGTTGATGGTGTCGTCGTACTGGATGCCGGGGTCGGCGCAGGCCCAGGCGGCCTCGGCCATCTTGCGGAACAGGCCCTTGGCGTCGACCTCCTCGATGACCTCGCCGGTCATCCGGCCGCGCAGCCCGAACTTGGCGCCGGACTCGACGGCCTTCATGAACTCGTCGTTCACGCGGACCGAGTTGTTGGCGTTCTGGTACTGGACGGACGTGATGTCGTCGCCGCCCAGGTCCATGTCGAAGCCCGCGTCGCGCAGCGCGCGGATCTTCTCCTCTTCCTTGACCTTGGTCTCGATGAACGCCTCGACGTCGGGGTGGTCGACGTCGAGGACGACCATCTTGGCCGCGCGGCGGGTGGCGCCACCGGACTTGATCGTTCCGGCGGAGGCGTCGGCGCCACGCATGAAGGAGACCGGGCCGGAGGCGTTGCCGCCGGAGGAGAGCAGCTCCTTGGAGGAGCGGATACGGGAGAGGTTCAGGCCGGCGCCGGAGCCGCCCTTGAAGATCATCCCCTCTTCCTTGTACCAGTCCAGGATCGACTCCATGGAGTCGTCCACGGAGAGGATGAAGCAGGCGCTGACCTGCTGCGGCTGCTGGGTGCCGACGTTGAACCACACCGGGGAGTTGAAGCTGAAGATCTGGTGGAGCAGGGCGTGGGCCAGCTCGTGCTCGAAGATCTCGGCGTCGGCCGGGGAGGCGAAGTAACCGTTCTCCTCGCCGCTCTTCCGGTACGTCTTGACGACCCGGTCGATGAGCTGCTTCAGGCTCGACTCCCGGTTCGGGGAGCCCACCGCACCGCGGAAGTACTTGCTCGTGACGATGTTGACCGCGTTCACCGACCAGAACTCGGGGAACTCGACGCCACGCTGCTCGAAGTTGACCGAGCCGTCGCGCCAGTTGGTCATGACGACGTCACGGCGCGCCCACTCGACCTCGTCGTACGGATGCACGCCGGGGGTGGTGTGGATGCGCTCGATACGCAGACCCTTGCTCACCTTGCTGCCCTTGGCGCGGGAGCCTCGTGCCGGGCCGCTCGTCGTCTCTGTCATTCCGCCTCCCTGTATAGGCAAACGCCCATATGTGCACACTCATTCCGTGGCACGGTGTATGTCTTTCTGCGACCGGGACGCCCTGCTCTCGCCCCGGCCCAGGTCTGGATGCGCGCCGAGCTCAGTCGGCGGCGGTGGCGGGCACGGGAACGGCCGGGTCGCCGGCCTCCTCGTCCGTCCCGCGGTCCTGCACGGGCGGTCCCTGCTCGCGCTGCTCCCGCAGCTCGGCGATGGCCGCCTCGAAGTCCTCTAGTGAGTCGAACGCCCGGTAGACGGACGCGAAGCGCAGGTACGCGACGAGGTCGAGTTCCTGCAGCGGACCCAGTATGGCCAGCCCGACGTCATGGGTGGTCAGCTCGGCGCTGCCGGTGGCGCGCACCGCCTCCTCGACCCGCTGGCCGAGCTTGGCGAGCGCGTCCTCGGTGACCGGCCGCCCCTGGCACGCCTTGCGCACCCCCGCGATGACCTTGTTGCGGCTGAAGGGCTCGGTGACCCCGCTC
This window encodes:
- a CDS encoding MFS transporter, with translation MRTPQLPTGLRLYPATAFFARLAEEGAGVAVVLLALARTGSATQGAYTLTAWMAPHVLAAPLVGAVAARMQRPRFFYAGALGGFAAAIAALALLMGRAPVPVTLATALVGGCCGPVVSGGLSGLIASLVPAGASRDRAYARDAAVYNAASVAGPAVVSVIAGLTAPGPGMWLLAGAAATAAVLATALPHPRALPGACPAEAPPAPVPPAAPTTLRSDLAASLAAVRHIPELRAITSATCLAFVGIGGLTTAAVLLATYRGSPGSGGALMTAFAVGALAGSLALARREPRIPVQQQATVALLGTGLALGAAALIPAPPVIVALFAIAGLFDGPLLTATLRIRADHAPARVRAQVFTLGAGLKITAAACGAALAGLAAPLPPPALLLAIAALQLAGALLHARGRSATHHSPGAADRLPESHSRAA
- a CDS encoding alpha/beta fold hydrolase codes for the protein MPTFSAPDGTQLAYQEQGEGGEPLLCIPGGPMRAAAYLGDLGGLSRHRRLIMLDLRGTGGSAVPADPATYRCDRQVDDVESLRAHLGTDRVDLLAHSAGGDLALLYAARYPRRVRSLTLVTARARAVGVDFTEEHRREAASLRSAEPWFPEAHAAYEAVWAGSATDAEWDAIAPFFYGRWDAVAAAHAAGEVAQTNEPAAEIYASRGAFDPAAARAALAAGEARVLVLAGGKDGGPLPRVAADIAELLPGAELAVQRDAGHYPWLDDPHHFTRTVEEFLSAGKPGR
- a CDS encoding vitamin B12-dependent ribonucleotide reductase; translated protein: MTETTSGPARGSRAKGSKVSKGLRIERIHTTPGVHPYDEVEWARRDVVMTNWRDGSVNFEQRGVEFPEFWSVNAVNIVTSKYFRGAVGSPNRESSLKQLIDRVVKTYRKSGEENGYFASPADAEIFEHELAHALLHQIFSFNSPVWFNVGTQQPQQVSACFILSVDDSMESILDWYKEEGMIFKGGSGAGLNLSRIRSSKELLSSGGNASGPVSFMRGADASAGTIKSGGATRRAAKMVVLDVDHPDVEAFIETKVKEEEKIRALRDAGFDMDLGGDDITSVQYQNANNSVRVNDEFMKAVESGAKFGLRGRMTGEVIEEVDAKGLFRKMAEAAWACADPGIQYDDTINHWHTSPETGRITASNPCSEYMHLDNSSCNLASLNLLKFLRDDDQGNQSFDAARFAKVVELVITAMDISICFADFPTEKIGETTRAFRQLGIGYANLGALLMATGHAYDSDGGRALAGAITSLMTGTSYKRSAELAAVVGPYDGYARNADAHKRVMKQHSDANGSAVRMDDLDTPVWAAATEAWQDVLRFGEKNGFRNAQASVLAPTGTIGLMMDCDTTGVEPDLALVKFKKLVGGGSMQIVNNTVPKALKRLGYQPEQVEAIVAHIAEHGNVVDAPGLKPEHYEVFDCAMGERSISPMGHVRMMAAAQPFLSGAISKTVNVPETATVEEIEDVYFQGWKLGLKALAIYRDNCKVGQPLSAKKKEEEKKAEPAAQTAEKKVVEYRPVRKRLPKGRPGITTSFTVGGAEGYMTANSYPDDGLGEVFLKMSKQGSTLAGMMDAFSIAVSVGLQYGVPLETYVSKFVNMRFEPAGMTDDPDVRMAQSIVDYIFRRLALDFLPFETRSALGIHSVEERQRHLETGSYEPAEDEVDVEGLAQSAPRQTEATPTVKIVEEPAAPAPKQAHTNAELVEMQLGINADAPLCFSCGTKMQRAGSCYLCEGCGSTSGCS
- the nrdR gene encoding transcriptional regulator NrdR, translated to MHCPFCRHPDSRVVDSRTTDDGTAIRRRRQCPDCSRRFTTIETASLMVIKRSGVTEPFSRNKVIAGVRKACQGRPVTEDALAKLGQRVEEAVRATGSAELTTHDVGLAILGPLQELDLVAYLRFASVYRAFDSLEDFEAAIAELREQREQGPPVQDRGTDEEAGDPAVPVPATAAD